Proteins encoded in a region of the Nicotiana tomentosiformis chromosome 9, ASM39032v3, whole genome shotgun sequence genome:
- the LOC104094890 gene encoding MACPF domain-containing protein At4g24290-like: MEEEFERKPIEVKATEALGCGFDFASDFRLKFVKKCSNGGRLVILDERNRRNVVVPGGVTIPDVSENIRCDKGDHIRFKSDVLEFNQMSELLNQKSSVHGKVPSGYLNAMFDLSGAWLNDSADAKYLAFDGYFVSLYYLHLTASPLVLQDQVKKAVPPHWDPASLSRFIRTYGTHIIVGMGVGGQDLLCVKQKPSSGVPPAELKGYLDDLGDCLFSDRTSPLPEMKSRESKKKVPEVFNRMLQSHTMQFTSITETSSQDGLTIIWSKRGGDVFAQSHSKWLQSVAAYPDGILFRLVPITSLLTGIPGSGYLSHAINLYLRYKPALEDLQCFLEFQVPTQWAPLFCELPLRHQRRVASCPALQFFLFGPKICVSPTQVTSGEKPVIGLRLYLEGKKFNQLAIHVQHLSSLPNIMTSKSANPTLCKPCQWRGSDDYESSDQFLEPVRWPRYSNVCSSVVKHDPSWMQGETSGVFVVTGAQLISKGRWPKTVLHLRLLFSHLPNCTIRKTEWAATPEGAHRSSFLTNLSTTFTFTQRTKADAAPKQHPAALNSGVYPEGPPVPARSTKLLKYVDTAEVARGPYDTPGHWLVTAAKLVTEGGKIGLHVKFALLDFLNES, from the exons ATGGAGGAAGAATTCGAGCGGAAGCCGATTGAGGTTAAGGCTACTGAAGCTTTGGGTTGTGGATTTGATTTTGCGAGCGATTTCAGGTTGAAGTTCGTAAAGAAATGCTCAAACGGGGGTAGGTTGGTAATTTTGGATGAGAGGAATAGGCGCAACGTTGTTGTTCCTGGTGGCGTTACCATTCCTGATGTTTCTGAAAATATAAGATGTGATAAAGGAGACCATATTCGGTTTAAATCCGATGTTCTTGAATTTAATCAG ATGTCAGAATTGCTTAATCAAAAATCGTCGGTACATGGAAAGGTTCCATCAGGCTATCTAAATGCCATGTTTGATTTAAGTGGAGCCTGGTTGAATGATTCAGCAGATGCTAAATACCTTGCTTTTGATGGTTATTTTGTCTCCTTATACTATTTGCACCTGACTGCATCCCCGTTAGTACTCCAAGACCAAGTAAAGAAGGCTGTTCCACCGCATTGGGATCCGGCATCCTTGTCCAG ATTTATCCGGACTTATGGGACACATATCATTGTGGGGATGGGTGTTGGAGGCCAGGACTTACTTTGTGTTAAGCAGAAACCATCATCAGGAGTCCCTCCTGCTGAACTAAAAGGATATTTGGATGATCTTGGAGATTGTCTCTTTTCCGACAGAACAAGTCCTCTGCCTGAGATGAAGTCAAGAGAGAGTAAAAAGAAG GTCCCGGAGGTATTCAATCGCATGTTGCAGTCGCATACCATGCAATTTACCAGCATAACAGAGACGTCAAGCCAGGAT GGCCTCACTATAATTTGGTCAAAAAGAGGTGGTGATGTGTTTGCACAGAGCCACTCGAAGTGGCTTCAGTCCGTGGCTGCTTACCCTGATGGCATACTCTTCAGACTTGTACCCATTACTTCGCTCTTAACGGGAATTCCGGGGAGTGGCTATCTCAGCCATGCAATAAATTTATATCTACGAT ATAAGCCAGCTTTAGAGGATTTACAGTGTTTCCTTGAGTTTCAAGTTCCTACACAGTGGGCACCATTATTCTGTGAGCTGCCTCTTAGGCATCAAAGAAGAGTGGCATCTTGCCCTGCGTTGCAGTTCTTTTTATTCGGCCCAAAGATTTGTGTGAGCCCTACCCAG GTTACAAGTGGTGAAAAGCCGGTCATTGGTTTGCGCTTGTATTTGGAAGGGAAAAAATTCAACCAATTAGCTATACATGTACAGCATCTTTCTAGTTTACCAAACATTATGACATCAAAATCTGCTAACCCAACCTTATGCAAACCATGTCAGTGGCGAGGGTCCGATGATTATGAATCTAGTGACCAATTCTTAGAACCGGTCAGATGGCCAAGATATTCCAATGTGTGCTCATCTGTAGTTAAGCATGATCCAAGCTGGATGCAAGGCGAGACTAGTGGCGTATTTGTGGTAACTGGTGCACAGCTTATCAGCAAAGGGAGGTGGCCTAAGACGGTGCTTCACCTGCGTCTACTTTTCTCCCATCTTCCCAACTGCACAATACGAAAGACAGAGTGGGCAGCTACACCAGAGGGTGCTCATAGGTCAAGTTTCTTGAcaaatctcagcacaacttttacGTTCACTCAGCGAACAAAGGCAGATGCTGCACCAAAGCAGCATCCTGCTGCTCTTAATTCAGGCGTATATCCAGAGGGACCCCCGGTACCAGCTCGATCAACAAAGCTGCTCAAGTATGTAGATACGGCTGAGGTTGCACGAGGGCCATATGACACTCCTGGACATTGGTTGGTAACCGCTGCTAAGCTTGTTACAGAGGGTGGTAAGATAGGTTTGCATGTGAAGTTTGCACTACTAGATTTCTTAAATGAATCATAG